A single Candidatus Limnocylindrales bacterium DNA region contains:
- the atpE gene encoding ATP synthase F0 subunit C, whose product MKRIKTFLMTTAGALLASPLLASIAQAQDHGDAAVAAAAGAGAAGMIGIGAGIAIAGAAFGCALGQGRAVASAMESIGRNPNSADRIQTPMIIGLAMIEALAIYALVIAFFLQGKI is encoded by the coding sequence ATGAAGAGGATCAAGACGTTTCTGATGACGACGGCTGGCGCCTTGCTGGCGAGCCCGCTGCTCGCGTCGATCGCACAGGCGCAGGATCACGGCGATGCGGCGGTTGCCGCAGCGGCCGGCGCCGGCGCGGCCGGCATGATCGGTATTGGCGCAGGCATCGCCATTGCCGGCGCGGCCTTCGGCTGCGCGCTCGGCCAGGGCCGGGCGGTGGCTTCGGCCATGGAGTCGATCGGCCGCAACCCCAACTCGGCCGACCGCATCCAGACCCCAATGATCATCGGTCTGGCCATGATCGAGGCCCTCGCGATCTACGCTCTGGTCATCGCGTTCTTCCTGCAGGGCAAGATCTGA
- the pyrE gene encoding orotate phosphoribosyltransferase has translation MSSIDAASLPRLIAQLSYRKGRFRLASGRESDFYVDVKQTVFRAEGARVVGELLCDRLIADGITLVGGMAVGAVPLVSVALSAAAARGYALDGFFVRKDVKDHGTAQRLDGRFRPDARIALLEDVVTTGGSTLAAIDAVEAAGGKVSLIVTVVDRQEEDGLERLAARGARVEALTTREQIVAAAG, from the coding sequence ATGAGCAGCATCGACGCCGCATCGCTGCCGCGACTGATCGCTCAGCTCTCGTACAGGAAGGGCCGCTTTCGCCTGGCTTCCGGACGCGAGAGCGACTTCTACGTCGACGTGAAGCAGACCGTTTTCCGCGCCGAAGGTGCCCGAGTCGTCGGTGAGCTTCTCTGCGACCGTCTGATCGCTGACGGGATCACGCTGGTCGGTGGGATGGCCGTCGGTGCGGTACCACTTGTCAGCGTTGCTTTGTCGGCTGCCGCCGCTCGTGGCTATGCCCTCGATGGCTTCTTCGTGCGGAAGGATGTCAAGGACCACGGCACTGCGCAGCGCCTGGACGGACGCTTCCGCCCCGACGCCAGGATCGCGCTGCTCGAGGACGTCGTGACCACCGGCGGTTCGACGCTGGCCGCCATCGATGCGGTCGAGGCCGCAGGCGGCAAGGTCTCTCTCATCGTCACGGTCGTCGACCGGCAGGAGGAGGACGGGCTGGAGCGGCTGGCTGCACGCGGTGCGCGCGTCGAGGCTCTGACGACGCGCGAGCAGATCGTAGCGGCGGCGGGCTAG
- a CDS encoding alpha/beta hydrolase, translating to MTEAAGGMGPTSHSFFSQRLRLHYVDYGSEGKPLLVLVHGGQDHCRNWDFVAQRLRRHYHVIAPDLRGHGDSAWAVGSQYGMPEYVLDLAQLLRHVEETPVTLVGHSLGGAIVLHYAGIYPDNLVKVCAIEGLGPPPQLIKDVQSKPIEERMQDWIKTMQSLPGRKPREYSTLAEAEARMREANPHLSAAMAKHLTIHGVMRLENGNYTWKFDNYVRAWGPYRYDVEGVQRLWDRIRCPVLLVRGAESWASNPVEDGRAAFFHDYTYAEVEKAGHWVHHDRFEVFMGHLESFLGVGE from the coding sequence ATGACAGAGGCAGCCGGCGGCATGGGACCGACTTCGCATTCGTTCTTCTCCCAGCGGCTGCGCCTGCACTACGTCGACTACGGCAGCGAGGGCAAGCCGCTGCTGGTGCTGGTCCACGGCGGGCAGGACCACTGCCGCAACTGGGATTTCGTCGCGCAGCGGCTGCGCCGCCACTACCACGTCATCGCGCCTGATCTTCGCGGCCATGGCGACTCCGCCTGGGCCGTGGGCTCGCAGTACGGAATGCCCGAGTACGTCCTGGATCTGGCGCAGCTCCTGCGGCACGTCGAGGAGACGCCGGTGACGCTGGTCGGGCATTCGCTCGGCGGCGCCATCGTCCTCCACTACGCCGGCATCTACCCCGACAACCTCGTCAAGGTCTGCGCCATCGAAGGTCTCGGGCCGCCGCCGCAGCTCATCAAGGACGTGCAGAGCAAGCCGATCGAGGAGCGCATGCAGGACTGGATCAAGACGATGCAGAGCCTGCCCGGGCGCAAGCCGCGCGAGTACTCCACGCTGGCCGAAGCCGAAGCGCGCATGCGCGAGGCCAACCCGCACCTGTCGGCGGCGATGGCCAAGCATCTGACGATCCACGGCGTCATGCGCCTGGAGAACGGCAACTACACCTGGAAGTTCGACAATTACGTCCGCGCGTGGGGCCCCTATCGCTACGATGTCGAAGGCGTGCAGCGGCTGTGGGACCGCATCCGCTGCCCGGTGCTGCTGGTGCGCGGCGCCGAAAGCTGGGCATCCAACCCTGTCGAAGACGGCCGCGCCGCCTTCTTCCACGACTACACCTACGCCGAGGTCGAGAAGGCCGGCCACTGGGTGCATCACGATCGATTCGAGGTCTTCATGGGCCACCTGGAAAGCTTCCTGGGCGTCGGCGAATGA
- a CDS encoding acyl-CoA dehydrogenase family protein, translated as MLSFDLTTEQEQLKQTAREFAEQEIIPVAGKYDEAEEFPHDVMRKAWEVGLLNLEVPPEHGGIGLGVLDSILVLEEINYGCAGMATIMAANDLASTPLLIAGSEQQKDRYLGALTRQCAFAAYALSEPGSGSDAASLSTTYRKVGSEFVINGVKHFITNGTVAEWYVVFATRDKAMRHGGISCFVLPADTPGITAHKMKGKLGQRASDTAEIVLEEVCVPESALVGEEGQGFKIAMQTFDRTRPQIGAICIGVTQRALDECTRYALERQQFGRSIAEFQAVQFMLADMAIDLEAMRLLTYKAGWLIDSGERSSIVSSFSKAFGADHAMQHCVNAVQIFGGFGYFKEYPVEKLMRDIKLVQIYEGTSQIQRVVIARNLLKS; from the coding sequence GTGCTCTCTTTCGATCTGACCACCGAACAGGAACAGCTCAAGCAGACTGCCCGCGAGTTCGCGGAGCAGGAGATCATTCCAGTTGCCGGCAAGTACGACGAGGCGGAGGAATTTCCCCATGACGTGATGCGCAAGGCGTGGGAGGTCGGGCTGCTCAACCTCGAGGTGCCGCCCGAGCACGGCGGCATCGGCCTCGGGGTGCTCGACTCGATCCTGGTGCTGGAGGAAATCAATTACGGCTGCGCGGGCATGGCCACGATCATGGCCGCCAACGATCTGGCCTCTACCCCGCTGCTGATCGCCGGAAGCGAGCAGCAGAAGGACCGGTACCTCGGAGCGCTCACTCGCCAGTGCGCGTTTGCCGCCTACGCGCTGTCGGAGCCGGGCTCGGGCTCGGACGCGGCCAGTCTGTCGACAACCTATCGCAAGGTCGGCAGCGAGTTCGTCATCAACGGCGTCAAGCATTTCATCACCAACGGCACCGTGGCCGAGTGGTACGTCGTCTTCGCGACCAGGGACAAGGCCATGCGGCACGGCGGCATCTCCTGTTTCGTGCTCCCGGCCGACACGCCGGGAATCACGGCGCACAAGATGAAGGGCAAGCTGGGGCAGCGCGCCTCCGACACTGCCGAGATCGTGCTGGAAGAGGTGTGCGTGCCCGAGTCGGCGCTGGTCGGCGAAGAGGGACAGGGATTCAAGATCGCCATGCAGACGTTCGATCGCACGCGGCCGCAGATCGGCGCGATCTGCATTGGCGTCACGCAGCGCGCGCTCGACGAATGCACGCGCTATGCGCTGGAGCGCCAGCAGTTCGGCCGCTCCATCGCCGAGTTCCAGGCGGTGCAGTTCATGCTGGCCGACATGGCGATCGACCTGGAGGCGATGCGGCTGCTCACCTACAAGGCCGGCTGGCTCATCGACAGCGGCGAGCGCTCCTCCATCGTCTCGAGCTTTTCGAAGGCATTCGGCGCCGACCACGCGATGCAGCACTGCGTGAACGCGGTGCAGATCTTCGGCGGCTTCGGCTACTTCAAGGAATATCCGGTCGAGAAGCTGATGCGCGACATCAAGCTCGTGCAGATCTACGAGGGTACCTCGCAGATCCAGCGCGTGGTCATCGCGCGCAACCTGCTGAAGAGCTGA
- a CDS encoding peptidyl-prolyl cis-trans isomerase, producing MSPTRRTNLLLLLGLVAGAGLAAVGILRDAHTQLPTAATDAVAIVNGRAIPRTRLEQALALLERDRERPVTTQERQRALDRIVDEELLVQKAQELGIPESDRKLRADMVAAVLDAVAAQSDTEELPDERELRRFFEDNRAVLAPPAQLRVGVVFVSAERHADARERAAAAAARLRDGLPLQDVRAELGDPPALEAPDSALPPSRLADYIGPTAATLVQQMSVGDISDPIGGSDGYRVVVLLERLAPQADFQTMREQALAEYRRRQREERVRLYLDELRRQARVEVTRDVVEGAKVGLGPGR from the coding sequence ATGAGCCCCACCCGAAGAACGAATCTGCTCTTGCTGCTCGGCCTCGTCGCCGGCGCAGGGCTGGCCGCAGTGGGCATTCTGCGCGACGCTCACACGCAGCTGCCCACGGCCGCGACCGACGCCGTCGCGATCGTCAACGGGCGCGCCATTCCGCGCACGCGGCTGGAGCAGGCGCTGGCGCTCCTCGAGCGCGACCGGGAGCGGCCGGTGACGACGCAGGAGCGCCAGCGCGCTCTGGATCGCATCGTCGACGAGGAGCTGCTCGTGCAGAAGGCGCAGGAGCTCGGCATTCCCGAGTCCGACCGCAAGCTTCGCGCGGACATGGTAGCCGCGGTTCTCGACGCCGTTGCCGCGCAGTCGGACACCGAAGAGCTGCCCGACGAGCGCGAGCTGCGGCGCTTCTTCGAAGACAACCGCGCCGTCCTCGCTCCTCCGGCGCAGCTTCGCGTCGGCGTGGTGTTCGTATCGGCCGAACGCCATGCGGACGCTCGCGAACGCGCCGCCGCCGCCGCCGCTCGCCTTCGCGATGGCCTGCCGCTGCAAGATGTGCGCGCCGAGCTGGGCGATCCGCCGGCGCTGGAGGCGCCGGACTCTGCGTTGCCGCCATCTCGCCTGGCGGACTACATCGGCCCGACCGCAGCCACGCTCGTGCAGCAGATGTCCGTCGGCGACATCAGCGACCCCATCGGCGGCAGCGACGGCTACCGCGTGGTCGTGCTGCTCGAGCGCCTCGCGCCACAGGCGGACTTCCAAACGATGCGCGAGCAGGCGCTGGCCGAATACAGGCGACGGCAACGCGAGGAGAGGGTGCGCCTCTATCTGGATGAGCTCCGGCGGCAGGCGCGCGTCGAAGTGACACGCGACGTCGTCGAAGGAGCCAAGGTCGGGCTTGGGCCAGGACGATGA
- a CDS encoding HupE/UreJ family protein: MTGAGGAAAHERSVSYSTWELSGDGAKITLRIGERELTRLPAAALPSPQREAGLAEAVASALRLHRSGQACLNGTPSFQHAAPRATVAVSWQARCAAATGMVAIESALAQTLAAPHHHFLRVVGEDGAAHEALLHAERPLWRQRSAAPPATAVWARAFSLGLDHILSGYDHLAFVAGLLLAATMLSQVAATVTGFTAAHSITLALATLGWVRPAGAGVEVMIAFSIAVLAVENLTVATAPRASGAAIRTIVLLLLPAAALATLADAAISPVLPLGMALFSGCYLALVARSPMATRLRWLVAFAFGLLHGFGFAGALVEAEYSRATLATTLIGFNLGVEAGQLLVVALLWPLIALMRRRLQRRYDRVVLEPASTALLAASTCWYLTRAFG; encoded by the coding sequence ATGACGGGGGCAGGCGGCGCCGCGGCGCACGAACGCAGCGTCAGCTACTCGACATGGGAGCTCAGCGGCGACGGTGCGAAGATCACGCTGCGAATCGGCGAGCGCGAGCTGACGCGGCTGCCTGCGGCCGCTCTGCCGTCGCCGCAACGTGAAGCCGGCCTGGCCGAGGCCGTGGCGAGCGCCCTGCGATTGCACCGCAGCGGTCAAGCCTGCCTCAACGGTACGCCATCGTTCCAGCATGCCGCGCCTCGCGCGACCGTAGCCGTGAGCTGGCAGGCGCGCTGCGCTGCGGCCACTGGCATGGTGGCGATCGAAAGCGCGCTGGCGCAGACGCTGGCGGCGCCGCACCACCATTTCCTACGCGTCGTGGGCGAGGACGGCGCCGCCCACGAGGCGCTGCTGCATGCCGAGCGGCCGCTTTGGCGACAGCGGTCCGCCGCGCCTCCAGCCACGGCCGTCTGGGCGCGCGCGTTCTCGCTCGGCCTCGACCACATCCTGAGCGGCTACGATCACCTCGCGTTCGTGGCCGGTCTGCTGCTGGCGGCGACGATGCTCTCGCAGGTGGCCGCCACCGTCACCGGCTTCACCGCCGCGCATAGCATCACGCTGGCGCTTGCGACGCTGGGATGGGTGCGGCCGGCGGGCGCGGGCGTCGAAGTGATGATCGCTTTCTCCATCGCCGTGCTGGCGGTGGAAAACCTGACCGTGGCCACGGCGCCGCGCGCCAGTGGCGCAGCGATCCGGACGATCGTGCTGCTGCTGCTGCCGGCCGCTGCCCTGGCCACGCTCGCAGACGCCGCAATATCGCCGGTACTGCCGCTGGGGATGGCGCTTTTCTCGGGCTGCTACCTCGCCCTGGTGGCGCGCTCGCCAATGGCAACGCGCCTGCGATGGCTCGTCGCTTTCGCGTTCGGGCTGCTGCATGGCTTCGGTTTTGCGGGTGCGCTCGTCGAAGCCGAATACTCGCGCGCGACGCTGGCGACTACGCTGATCGGCTTCAACCTCGGAGTCGAAGCCGGTCAGCTGCTCGTCGTCGCGCTGCTGTGGCCGCTGATCGCACTCATGCGCCGGCGGCTCCAGCGGCGCTATGACCGTGTCGTCCTGGAGCCGGCGTCCACCGCGCTCCTGGCCGCATCGACCTGCTGGTACCTGACGCGCGCGTTCGGCTGA
- a CDS encoding penicillin acylase family protein: MNRPIPAIALAAVLAPILVTSAVAQVSGSYRGFGDAGGFLNILPPGQDGVLNGPEAIAAQGGSLPPHVLDQLSMYGDLVYNSPGLTEDRIFEFFKDASFGVREDDIGRTYSPTPGVTVIRDATFGVPHIYGETREATMFAQGYTTAEDRLFLMDILRHVGRARMAEFLGPSPANLHMDMEQLAIAPYKEEDLTEQLLAIRNGSPLGPAMEQDLLNYIAGINAYIGEARVDASKRPAEYEALQIALEDFVPEDVVAIAALVGGVFGKGGGGELRNHCGLKRMAAELGSASEARAIFDDLHFIDDPEAPTTSRTPTPYMHDLGPVDADAHPDVDCDSLVPIDPEAPPVEEQLEDLEDGLDGLGLGAGGMSNAMLISGAHTRNGRPIAVFGPQTGYFIPQLLVEKDVHGPGISARGVSFAGTDLFVQLGRGRDYAWSATSAGGDNVDQFVLRLCEPGGGTATTSSMGYLRNGVCEPIETYQHVQVTKPTAGGMPEGPTQLVFSWRVERTEHYGPLMARGTLEDGTPIAIATLRSTYRNELGSAVGFRNINDPDYMAGGFEAFRQAMGDDVDYTFNWFYIDATNIGYQHSCLCPKRAQGVDPYLPAWGDGRFDWTGFLTLAEQPMALNPPEGYLTSWNNKQAPGFRVNDRNFSYGPTYRSRMFDVRIEPLVAAGNTDRTDMVDAMEDAGTCDLRGQDVLPIVLQVLGETAPVGADPRAQDMRDRLEAWVESGANRRDFDASGEYDDPQSPAIIDAWWPLLTRAVLDESSGHAIDHLGIGFDDGNRRGHVGSAFQDGTYGHVLKDLRQVLGMPVAGSFSRTYCGGGNLDACRAALWDSLSDAAAALEAEFGSPTVADWKRAIADEDVRHSAAGVTTAPAIHWINRPTFQQVVQIGDVDSFACYDSRTARGTEPLQGVSVQVDGEADSAELVVQKAQSVCNVADQDGRGIRRQGAHLACYQARRSRESDPLQAQTASLQSEFANGTVTLAAGTGLCVPASVDGQAYDGDLNRLQCFRAALEGELDRATVSLEDGLGARDARIARLDSVCVPTATAAGPIADAAAALACFRTRKVPGAAPFQPADVDVDSELGSEQQTLRKADRLCVPARVTLD, from the coding sequence ATGAACCGACCCATTCCCGCGATCGCGCTCGCCGCCGTACTGGCGCCCATCCTCGTCACGAGCGCCGTGGCCCAGGTCTCCGGCAGCTATCGCGGCTTCGGCGACGCTGGCGGCTTTCTGAACATCCTCCCGCCGGGCCAGGACGGCGTGCTCAACGGGCCCGAGGCCATTGCGGCTCAAGGCGGATCGCTGCCGCCGCACGTGCTGGATCAGCTCTCGATGTACGGCGACCTCGTCTACAACTCGCCGGGGCTGACCGAAGACCGCATCTTCGAATTCTTCAAGGACGCAAGCTTCGGCGTGCGCGAGGATGACATCGGCCGCACCTACTCTCCGACGCCGGGCGTCACCGTCATCCGCGACGCCACCTTCGGCGTTCCCCACATCTACGGCGAGACGCGCGAGGCGACGATGTTCGCGCAGGGCTACACCACCGCCGAGGACCGCCTGTTCCTCATGGACATCCTGCGCCACGTCGGCCGTGCGCGCATGGCCGAGTTTCTCGGCCCGTCCCCGGCCAACCTTCACATGGACATGGAGCAGCTGGCGATCGCGCCGTACAAGGAAGAAGACCTCACGGAGCAGCTTCTGGCCATTCGCAACGGCTCGCCGCTGGGCCCGGCGATGGAGCAGGATCTGCTCAACTACATCGCCGGCATCAACGCCTACATCGGCGAGGCTCGCGTGGACGCGAGCAAGCGTCCCGCCGAGTACGAGGCGCTCCAGATCGCGCTCGAGGATTTCGTTCCCGAAGACGTGGTGGCGATCGCGGCGCTGGTCGGCGGCGTCTTCGGCAAGGGCGGCGGCGGCGAGCTGCGCAACCACTGCGGCCTCAAGCGCATGGCGGCCGAGCTCGGCAGCGCCTCCGAAGCGCGGGCGATCTTCGACGATCTGCACTTCATCGACGATCCGGAGGCGCCGACGACCTCGCGCACGCCAACGCCCTACATGCACGACCTCGGGCCCGTCGACGCCGACGCCCATCCCGACGTCGACTGCGACAGCCTCGTGCCGATCGATCCGGAAGCGCCACCGGTGGAAGAGCAGCTCGAGGATCTCGAAGACGGGCTCGACGGCCTCGGCCTGGGCGCGGGCGGCATGAGCAACGCGATGCTCATCTCGGGAGCGCACACCCGCAACGGCCGCCCCATCGCGGTTTTTGGCCCACAGACCGGCTACTTCATCCCGCAGCTCCTGGTCGAGAAGGACGTGCACGGGCCCGGCATCAGCGCGCGCGGCGTGTCCTTCGCCGGCACCGATCTGTTCGTGCAGCTCGGGCGCGGACGCGACTACGCGTGGTCGGCGACCTCGGCCGGCGGCGACAACGTCGACCAGTTCGTCCTCCGCCTGTGCGAGCCCGGCGGCGGCACCGCGACGACCTCCTCGATGGGCTACCTGCGAAACGGCGTGTGCGAGCCGATCGAGACCTACCAGCACGTGCAGGTCACGAAGCCGACCGCGGGCGGCATGCCGGAAGGCCCGACGCAGCTCGTCTTCTCGTGGCGCGTGGAGCGAACCGAGCACTACGGCCCGCTGATGGCGCGCGGCACGCTCGAGGACGGGACGCCGATCGCGATCGCGACGCTGCGCTCGACCTACCGCAACGAGCTCGGCTCGGCGGTGGGCTTTCGAAACATCAACGACCCCGACTACATGGCCGGCGGCTTCGAGGCGTTCCGCCAGGCCATGGGCGACGACGTCGACTACACGTTCAACTGGTTCTACATCGACGCGACCAACATCGGGTACCAGCACTCGTGCCTGTGCCCGAAGCGTGCGCAGGGCGTCGATCCGTACCTGCCGGCGTGGGGCGACGGCCGCTTCGACTGGACCGGCTTTCTGACGCTGGCCGAGCAGCCGATGGCCCTGAATCCGCCCGAGGGCTACCTGACCTCGTGGAACAACAAGCAGGCGCCGGGCTTCCGCGTCAACGACCGCAACTTCTCGTACGGGCCGACGTATCGAAGCCGCATGTTCGATGTCCGGATCGAGCCGCTGGTGGCCGCCGGCAATACCGACCGCACCGACATGGTCGATGCGATGGAGGACGCCGGCACCTGCGACCTGCGCGGTCAGGACGTGCTGCCGATCGTGCTGCAGGTGCTCGGCGAGACGGCGCCCGTGGGCGCCGATCCGCGTGCCCAGGACATGCGCGATCGTCTGGAGGCGTGGGTGGAAAGCGGCGCCAATCGCCGCGACTTCGACGCCAGCGGCGAGTACGACGATCCGCAGTCGCCGGCCATCATCGACGCATGGTGGCCGCTGCTGACGCGTGCGGTGCTCGACGAGAGCAGCGGGCACGCCATCGACCACCTCGGCATCGGCTTCGACGACGGCAACCGCCGCGGCCACGTAGGTTCGGCGTTCCAGGACGGCACCTACGGCCACGTGCTGAAGGACCTGCGCCAGGTGCTCGGCATGCCGGTCGCAGGCAGCTTCTCGCGCACGTACTGCGGCGGCGGAAACCTCGATGCTTGCCGGGCCGCGCTCTGGGACTCGCTGTCGGATGCGGCGGCAGCTCTGGAGGCCGAGTTCGGCAGCCCGACGGTTGCCGACTGGAAACGAGCGATCGCCGACGAGGACGTGCGGCACAGCGCCGCCGGCGTCACCACCGCGCCCGCCATCCACTGGATCAACCGTCCGACGTTCCAGCAGGTGGTGCAGATCGGAGACGTCGACTCGTTTGCCTGCTACGACTCGCGCACGGCGCGCGGCACCGAACCGCTGCAGGGCGTCAGCGTGCAGGTCGATGGCGAGGCCGACAGCGCCGAGCTGGTCGTGCAGAAAGCGCAGAGCGTCTGCAACGTTGCCGATCAGGACGGCCGCGGCATCCGCCGGCAAGGCGCACACCTCGCCTGCTATCAGGCACGCCGCTCGCGCGAGTCCGATCCGCTGCAGGCCCAGACCGCGTCGCTGCAGAGCGAGTTCGCCAACGGGACCGTCACTCTGGCCGCGGGCACCGGCCTTTGCGTGCCGGCGAGCGTGGACGGCCAGGCCTACGACGGCGATCTCAATCGCCTGCAGTGCTTCCGCGCCGCGCTGGAGGGCGAGCTGGACCGCGCCACCGTGTCGCTCGAAGACGGACTCGGAGCGCGCGATGCACGTATAGCGCGGCTCGACTCGGTGTGCGTGCCGACCGCAACCGCGGCCGGCCCGATCGCCGACGCCGCCGCCGCGCTCGCCTGCTTCCGCACGCGAAAGGTGCCGGGCGCTGCGCCGTTCCAGCCCGCCGACGTGGACGTGGACAGCGAGCTCGGCAGCGAGCAGCAGACGCTGCGCAAGGCCGACCGGCTGTGCGTCCCGGCGCGGGTGACGCTGGATTGA